From the Microbacterium sp. W4I4 genome, one window contains:
- a CDS encoding TetR/AcrR family transcriptional regulator, translated as MANDTPRTRAAQHKRIEILKAAVEIFGSKGSTNGTLADVAEQVGLTHAGVLHHFGSKQRLLLEVLAYRDQADVAELAEQHIPGGLDLFLHLVRTAYANARRPGIVQAYTVLSSESVTDGHPGREYFEDRYTILRGDVSEAFGLLCASEGVTDADAVAAASASILAVMDGLQLQWLLHPEVIDLGATSEFAIRAIVNGVLRPGPALESYRRP; from the coding sequence GTGGCCAACGACACCCCGCGCACCCGCGCCGCGCAGCACAAGCGCATCGAGATCCTGAAGGCCGCGGTCGAGATCTTCGGCAGCAAGGGGTCGACCAACGGAACCCTCGCCGATGTCGCTGAGCAGGTGGGACTCACGCACGCCGGGGTCCTGCATCATTTCGGCTCCAAGCAGAGACTGCTGCTCGAGGTGCTCGCCTATCGGGACCAGGCGGATGTCGCCGAACTCGCCGAGCAGCACATCCCCGGGGGACTCGACCTGTTCCTGCACCTGGTCCGCACGGCGTACGCGAACGCGCGCCGCCCTGGCATCGTGCAGGCCTACACCGTGCTTTCGTCCGAGTCGGTCACCGACGGGCATCCGGGCAGGGAGTATTTCGAGGATCGCTACACGATCCTGCGCGGGGACGTGTCCGAGGCGTTCGGGCTGCTGTGCGCCTCGGAAGGCGTCACGGATGCGGATGCCGTCGCGGCGGCATCCGCATCGATCCTCGCCGTCATGGACGGGCTGCAGCTGCAGTGGCTGCTGCACCCGGAGGTCATCGACCTCGGCGCGACCAGCGAGTTCGCCATCCGCGCGATCGTCAATGGAGTGCTGAGACCGGGCCCGGCCCTGGAGTCCTACCGGCGACCCTGA